The DNA sequence ataataagaaaacttacccacagttttctccattaaaattgataactaaaaaatattaaacaactTAATAtgtttaactaaatttttatctaccAACTACCATTTTCAACTTTCAATTTGACGTCAAAGCAGCTGCACATAAGTCttcacgaaaaaaaaaaacagactAAGTGAAAAATCAACATACCGTCCATCATATTTTTCTGGAATGGCTGCCAAGGCTTCGGAGACAGTTTTGAAGTTGCCGCTGCCATCTTTTGCCACAGTTACGTTCGGCGTGGGTTTGTCATCCGCCGCCTTCAGAATCCTCCGATCCTCGCTGTTGACCCAAGAAGGAGTAGCGCTGCCGTTTTTCTCCGAAAGCAAGTGGCGAGTCAAAACTGATTGCACGGCAGAAAGAACTGTCGACACTGCAGTTACAATAGAAAGCGAATTGCTAACAAATTCTTGAGAATCCTTAAAGACATCCTTAAGTTGTGTCTTCAATTCCCCTTCGGGGAAGCCATCAATGCAGGTTTGGTGGTAAGAGATAGCTGCACTCAGCCAGTTGTTGAGATCAGGGGATTTTGTAGAAAGCTTCTTCAGATCATCAGCGGTGATTTCGGAGATGGAGAAGCCGAGTTCTTCCTTGGCGTCGTCAAAAAGCTGCTTGCAATCTTCATACGCTCCTTTGTCCATTTCGGATTCAAATTTCATGGAGGTGGTTTTGTTGAAGGCCTTTCCAACCTCGTCCTGAGCTAGTTTGATGGAGTATTTAAGCAGATCTTTTGGTTGTGCGTTGGGGTCATTCTTAACAGCATCGCCAAGGGAGCTTTCGCATTTGTCCTTATATTCTGCAGCTTCGCATATTACTTTCACAATCTTCGATGAAGCTTCCAATGCTTTGGTATTGGTGGAGGCCGAGGCGGAAGCAGAGGTGGTGGTAGGCTGGTGACTCGGCTTGGACGGTGACTTGCCGTGGTCACTCCCACCTCCACCGGAGGACTTGGAATTGAGTCCAAAATAGGCCGCAGCGCCTATGATGCATACAAGAAGAATGGTAGATACTAGACCGATGAGGATTCTCTTCTGGATCTTTTTTCTCCTCTCCTGTCGTCTCCGTTCGTTTATGATATCGAAATCTTGGAATGCCATTGTCGGAATTGTTGGTAGTCCAGGTCTAAGGCAGAGGGAGGCTCTGCCTTAGGTTCAAGCCAAGAAGGAGAAGGTGAGAGAGGGATAGTGAGTGGAAGAGAAGCAAGCAGGGTTTAATTTTAGGCCTTCCTTGTTCATGTTTCATTGTTTGAGCCATTTTGGAACCTCACTAGCATTTGTTTGAAGGGAGAGTAGGAAGGTCTGGATGAGAGACATTTCAGGCATTGCTATTTTCAAGTGTTTGGTTTAGGGCTCTTCATTTGCAGCCTTATTTTCTTTCCCCCTTATGACCAACTTAGAAAACGCTTCCCTCCAATTTTCTAAGGGTGAAACTGTTTCTTGTTAATGATGTATAGAATTTTGTTAAATTAAGTGTGCTTAGTAAATTTTAACACAAATATTATTCAATCATCATTATTTTAATAGTTAACTATATGTAAACTGGTTGTcataaaattttctaatttttccCATTGTATTAATTGTTATGTTTTGTTATAAACACCAgtatatttaaaataatcacATTTGCCATGTCGCCATTTAAATACTTCCTAAAAATTTAGTAactaattcaaaaatattttgtgtataccacaaaatcaactattattggacaccataaaaaaattatatatttcctatttttgatatttatacagtggttgaagaagcgggggcttggtgttgttgaaaaacTGCCATGTAAAACCTTTATCTTCTTGATCATAAGGCCCTGCATTCACATTAGAATTTGCAACCAAGAAAGGACTCTACATAATGTATTTAATATTGAAACTTTTATTATTGTACATTGATTACTCTTCTAGCAACTTCTTTAATGCCCTATTCAGGTAGATCACCAAGGATCGGACACAGTAGTGACATTAGCAAAAAGTGAAACAAAATAAAGCTACATTAGTTTCACTATTTGCTTAAATACCATCATCATAAGGAAAAGAAGTAGACCCAAGCCAAGCATCACCAGTGATGAACTCTGAAACCGTGAAGTTATAGGCATCATTGTAATTCATCACATGGTAGCCAACCCAATTTACACGTCCATTTGTTCTTGAACCAGGTCCATAATTCTCAAACTCTCCATAATACAAAGTATCCAAGCCTTGATCATCATCACTATTAGACCATTTTGACCAACCCTTTGGGTCAATGAAGTCATCAATGTATGATTCAAGATAAACAACTCTTGAATAAACCCTCCATGGCCTACCAAGGTAGCTCTTAATGGTAGTGCTAGAGTTTGAAGCTGCATACAAATCAGTTGTGGCTATAATTGAGCAGTTTTGGATCGAGATTCCGGTGTCCTCGTCCGGCGTATCTCTCGATTGTGCCGTTATCACAGTGAATTGGCCAGGCAATGGCTTTCTTGAAACAATGTTACATTCTTGTAGGACTACGGCGGCGTTACCGAATATGAAATCTATGGTTCCGTAAATGTCGCATTCTCTGTAGAATTGTCTGAAGGAGTGAACATAGAGCGTGTCTTGGTAACCATAAATGGAACACCGGTAGAAAGCGGTTAAATCTGCGTTTACTCTTAATGCAACTGCTTGACGCTTCTCAGGACCTGCACTGTTCTCAAAAGCTATGTCACGTGCTAGAAAGCCATCACCAGATACAGCTGGAAAAGGAGAAACAAGAGCAAATGTATAATCAGTCAATTTGccattttattttgttgcttaatTCTATGACAAAAATAAGAGAGAAATTGCCTaacaagaagcacaaaataCAATGTTTTCTCTTATCTTCTGCTATGCTTCCACTATCCATTGTGCTTCCAGTAATAAAATACATTGTTCACTTTGCAAACTCAGTATATGCATAGCCATAGTTAAATGCATCTTgatgtaaaataaaaatgttaggtggatataaaaatcagttatcaaatagttactatttatttatataGAAATATATACGTTATTTAATTCagttttaatatatattttttatataaataaataatttgttatcTGTTTACATGTAACATGATTAgatataaaattatacataGTTTTAAAACTAAAGGAGTAACAAATAAATTGCACTTAGATAATGCCAGTAAGTCAGTAACCTTTGAAGTTACCAATTGGAGCCATTAATTTTCATAAGATgattcattaaattcaaaaacatGTCCAATCCAGTAACTTTTTTCTCTTATTGTTCTACTATGTGTCTCTGCTATCAAGAACAAATCAATTGCACGGAATACGGAATTAGTGCCAGTAACCAAAGATAAAGAAAAACCTGTGACTCTTCTTAAAGCATCCGGCACTAGCAgaatattttatgatgaaaattttatacattttttatatattttttaatatatcttTTACTATTTATATAAAACATATCAATACAAATAGagaagataaaaaagatttatcttttatataatAAGAAAACAAATTTATACCAACATCATTTCTCATATTTTCTTCCCGAACAAGATTAAAATTATTGACGAAAAGTACCACATAATATACATTCACATAAGTTTTCATAATAAAGGAACACACGAATGAGGCCTGAATAGTGAATACATACCACTAACAAATAACAGCTACAGTCTACAATCACAATCACCAGTGAAGATGACCCATTAATTATTCATACAAAATATATCGATTTAGATAATTTAGTCttaagatattaaaaaaaattatagggCATAAGCACTCTATCgcgttttttgcttttttttttttttttttgagaaggTCGCAGAAGCCAACATAACACAGTCAacattataattaatattcaacataacataagaaaaaaatatttaaaattcttaaaaataagaatataaaacatttaattaaaaaaaattcaaaatctaacTTAGTAAAAGTTCATTTTCTATAAGTTTTCTTAGCCTGGTCTTATTTGTTAACCTACTATAATGTTAGCTTATATTAATTTCCTAGCATTACTTTAGTTTCTAATAGATTTTTTTCTTCGACATTCATTGCCGATGAGAAAATCACCTAAAAAGGTTCCACAAGAACAGAATTGTTGGTCAAGAAACCATCCCAATATACATTTCTAGGATTCGAATTCCTTGTTTAATGTTTAAGAGAGAGAGTTGAATGACAACGCTGCTACACCTCTTGGTTTTCTAATAGATAATATTGTATTTAAAATTGAAGAAGTAAACTAGAAACATAAATTACGAAAAAATTATACGTGCACATTAAAAGTCAGCCATCATACAATTATTCGTACAAAATACATAtcgaaatataaaatatatattaaaaataaattaaataatatatatatttaattacaattaaatgtTAATGATCTAAGGAAATTACTAGAATCTATTAACTTATTATGTACTATAATttaagttgtgaaattatatgatctaatagatataattaaaattgtaatattaaaaaaaattaagaattaaatCCAAATTTGTTTTACAAAATCTGAATGATAGAGAGGACAAAGCAAAGAAAAATGGATACAAAGACTTCACCTAGAGTTGCAGATCTGAAAGTGGTCCATCCATCACCAGCACTTCTGCTACCAGTAATGACAGTGACGTCACTTCCATCTCCAACAAGAACAATGTTAGGCTTACAACTTGGGATCTCAACATTTTCCTCATAAACCCCTTCTTTCACATAGATTACCGTCCTCACATAGCTGTTATTGGGAGCAAAGTTTATTGCATCAGAGACAGTGCTGAAGTTCCCTGTTCCATCTTTCGCCACAACAATCACCTCGTTTGGATCATACTGCTCCCCATCTTCCAAGCTTTTCTTCATGAATCCGCCATCGTTGTCGTCATTTCCTGGATTAGAAAGCATTGAGAGGGAATTACTCACGTGCTTGTAAGTGTTAATAACGGAGTTTACCAGTTTTTGTTTCATGGTTCCGGAAGCAGAGTCTAGGCCTTCTAGACAAGTGTTCTTGTTTGTGAGTGCTGCACTGAGGAAGGTTCTAGCATCACGCAATTTTCTTGAGTTCTGGGAGTTACGAACCCCGGAGAGTGATCTCTTTAGAGATGTTAAAGTTGATTGGTGAAGCTCCTTGCAGTCTTGGATTGAACCCTTTTGTTTCTCTCTGATGTTTGAGTTTGAGGCACCAACGCTTTGGAAAAGTGTTGATAGCTTTGTGGCTTCGGAAATTGCGACTTGTAGGGAGTGAAGGAGGTAGGTAATGATGTTTGGACTTATGTTTATTGAGATTGAAAGCTTCAGTGATTCGAAGCATGTTTCTGGGTAAGGGGTGGTTTTGCAGAAAGATCTTAAGGAAGAAAGGTTGGTGTGAAATAGTGTTGAGGAATTTGAAGAGTTAACA is a window from the Arachis stenosperma cultivar V10309 chromosome 3, arast.V10309.gnm1.PFL2, whole genome shotgun sequence genome containing:
- the LOC130966204 gene encoding putative pectinesterase/pectinesterase inhibitor 45 — its product is MAFQDFDIINERRRQERRKKIQKRILIGLVSTILLVCIIGAAAYFGLNSKSSGGGGSDHGKSPSKPSHQPTTTSASASASTNTKALEASSKIVKVICEAAEYKDKCESSLGDAVKNDPNAQPKDLLKYSIKLAQDEVGKAFNKTTSMKFESEMDKGAYEDCKQLFDDAKEELGFSISEITADDLKKLSTKSPDLNNWLSAAISYHQTCIDGFPEGELKTQLKDVFKDSQEFVSNSLSIVTAVSTVLSAVQSVLTRHLLSEKNGSATPSWVNSEDRRILKAADDKPTPNVTVAKDGSGNFKTVSEALAAIPEKYDGRYVVYVKEGIYEETVTVTKKMENMTMYGDGSQKSIITGSKNFVDGVRTFQTATFVVLGNGFLGKAMGFRNTAGPEKHQAVAARVQADRAMFVNCRFEGYQDTLYAQTHRQFYRSCVISGTVDFIFGDAAAIFQNCIMTLRKPMDNQQNIVTAQGRYDQKETTGFVLQKCEIKADDKLAPDKDKIRSYLGRPWKEYSRTIVMESDIGDVIHPDGWLPWEGDFALKTLFYGEFNNTGPGASTNARVNWVGRKVLSRDEASKFTVGTFLDGAWFSGRGVPTQYGLYN
- the LOC130967817 gene encoding probable pectinesterase/pectinesterase inhibitor 12, yielding MASTSHKLTFLFSLTLFLFFSSSHAYAAVNSSNSSTLFHTNLSSLRSFCKTTPYPETCFESLKLSISINISPNIITYLLHSLQVAISEATKLSTLFQSVGASNSNIREKQKGSIQDCKELHQSTLTSLKRSLSGVRNSQNSRKLRDARTFLSAALTNKNTCLEGLDSASGTMKQKLVNSVINTYKHVSNSLSMLSNPGNDDNDGGFMKKSLEDGEQYDPNEVIVVAKDGTGNFSTVSDAINFAPNNSYVRTVIYVKEGVYEENVEIPSCKPNIVLVGDGSDVTVITGSRSAGDGWTTFRSATLAVSGDGFLARDIAFENSAGPEKRQAVALRVNADLTAFYRCSIYGYQDTLYVHSFRQFYRECDIYGTIDFIFGNAAVVLQECNIVSRKPLPGQFTVITAQSRDTPDEDTGISIQNCSIIATTDLYAASNSSTTIKSYLGRPWRVYSRVVYLESYIDDFIDPKGWSKWSNSDDDQGLDTLYYGEFENYGPGSRTNGRVNWVGYHVMNYNDAYNFTVSEFITGDAWLGSTSFPYDDGI